One part of the Glycine soja cultivar W05 chromosome 11, ASM419377v2, whole genome shotgun sequence genome encodes these proteins:
- the LOC114377388 gene encoding cell division protein FtsZ homolog 2-1, chloroplastic-like: MATCVSTIFAPSNTRNSARVLSVGGTNLTWNYPGRACFTKMYDRRNGFSGGIQMSGLLQVKCSANSHSVSPYNNSQGPFLDLHPEVSMLRGEASSTVNSPRKDSSGGDLSESLGTTSSQSDYNEAKIKVIGVGGGGSNAVNRMIESEMHGVEFWIVNTDVQAMRMSPVYPENRLQIGQELTRGLGAGGNPETGMNAAKESKESIEEAVYGADMVFVTAGMGGGTGTGGAPIIASIAKSMGILTVGIVTTPFSFEGRKRAIQAQEGITALRDNVDTLIVIPNDKLLTAVSQSTPVTEAFNLADDILRQGVRGISDIITIPGLVNVDFADVRAIMANAGSSLMGIGTATGKSRARDAALNAIQSPLLDIGIERATGIVWNITGGTDLTLFEVNTAAEVIYDLVDPTANLIFGAVIDPSLSGQVSITLIATGFKRQEESQGRPLQVSQLTQADTTYGTNRRSSSFADGGLFEIPEFLKKKGGGSRYPRA, from the exons ATGGCCACTTGTGTGTCAACAATTTTTGCACCATCTAATACTAGAAATTCCGCAAGGGTGCTTTCTGTTGGAGGAACAAATCTCACTTGGAATTATCCTGGGAGAGCTTGTTTTACGAAAATGTATGACCGCAGGAATGGGTTTTCTGGTGGCATCCAGATGTCGGGTTTACTTCAAGTTAAGTGTTCAGCCAATTCGCACAGTGTAAGTCCATATAATAATAGCCAAGGTCCTTTTCTAGATTTACATCCTGAGGTGTCAATGCTTAGAGGAGAAGCGAGCAGTACAGTGAACAGCCCTAGAAAGGATAGCTCAGGTGGGGATTTATCTGAGAGCCTGGGAACTACATCTAGTCAAAGTGATTACAATGAAGCAAAGATCAAAGTTATTGGTGTTGGAGGTGGTGGGTCAAATGCAGTCAATCGCATGATAGAGAGCGAAATGCATGGCGTGGAGTTTTGGATTGTTAATACTGATGTTCAAGCCATGAGAATGTCACCTGTCTATCCTGAGAACCGTTTGCAAATTGGTCAAGAGCTTACACGAGGTCTTGGTGCTGGTGGTAACCCTGAGACTGGAATGAATGCTGCGAAAGAAAGCAAAGAATCAATAGAAGAGGCAGTCTATGGAGCCGATATGGTCTTTGTTACT GCTGGAATGGGTGGGGGAACTGGCACAGGTGGTGCTCCAATTATTGCTAGTATTGCAAAGTCAATGGGTATACTGACGGTTGGTATTGTCACCACCCCCTTCTCGTTTGAAGGGAGAAAGAGAGCTATTCAAGCCCAAGAAGGAATTACAGCCTTAAGAGATAATGTTGACACACTTATAGTTATTCCAAATGACAAGCTACTAACAGCAGTTTCTCAATCTACCCCTGTAACTGAAGCATTCAATCTGGCTGATGATATTCTTCGACAGGGTGTTCGTGGCATATCTGATATTATTACG ATACCAGGGTTGGTGAATGTAGATTTTGCTGATGTTCGAGCTATAATGGCCAATGCAGGTTCTTCACTAATGGGGATAGGAACTGCAACTG GGAAATCAAGGGCAAGAGATGCTGCATTAAATGCCATCCAGTCACCTTTACTGGATATTGGTATAGAGAGGGCTACTGGAATTGTTTGGAACATAACTGGTGGGACTGATCTGACCTTGTTTGAG GTAAACACGGCAGCAGAGGTTATATATGACCTCGTGGACCCTACTGCTAATTTAATATTTGGAGCAGTAATAGATCCATCACTCAGTGGTCAA GTGAGCATAACATTGATTGCAACTGGGTTCAAGCGTCAAGAGGAGAGCCAAGGGAGGCCTCTGCAG GTCAGTCAACTCACTCAAGCGGATACAACCTATGGCACCAACCGGCGGTCTTCCTCTTTCGCTGATGGTGGTTTGTTTGAGATACCAGAATTCctaaagaagaaaggaggaggtTCACGCTATCCAAGGGCGTAA